A single Streptomyces mirabilis DNA region contains:
- a CDS encoding class I SAM-dependent methyltransferase, with translation MKTEARKAASEQWSANPAGTNHAAAPEGTKEFYDQMTSSRYRLQPWLPNLLRSWVPSGRVLEIGCGAGTDHSVIAGIARDTVAIDLAERGARLTQARLKLEGRPGVAQVADAECMPFPDESFDGVYSFGVLHHTDHPEQAVAEMWRVMRPGATFMVALYHKHSTFAAQKALTYLIGMRWRSQSWRDYLPELEYGAAQLKDRPLVRLYSRGSAKQLFSRFCDVRVTVEHPSLRGYLLPRWLRPFGWYVIVTGRR, from the coding sequence ATGAAAACCGAGGCTCGTAAAGCGGCGAGCGAACAGTGGTCGGCAAACCCTGCGGGTACAAATCACGCGGCCGCCCCTGAAGGCACGAAGGAATTCTACGATCAAATGACCAGCAGTCGTTATCGGCTGCAGCCCTGGCTGCCGAATCTGCTGCGCTCGTGGGTGCCGTCCGGACGCGTGCTGGAGATCGGCTGCGGCGCCGGGACCGATCATTCGGTGATCGCCGGAATCGCCCGGGACACCGTCGCGATCGACCTGGCGGAACGCGGGGCTCGGCTGACGCAGGCAAGACTGAAGCTCGAGGGCCGACCCGGGGTCGCACAAGTCGCCGACGCCGAGTGCATGCCCTTTCCCGACGAGTCCTTCGACGGGGTGTATTCCTTCGGCGTCCTGCATCACACCGATCATCCGGAGCAGGCCGTGGCCGAAATGTGGCGGGTCATGCGTCCGGGGGCGACATTCATGGTGGCGCTGTATCACAAGCACAGCACGTTCGCTGCGCAGAAAGCCCTCACCTATCTCATCGGAATGCGCTGGCGTTCGCAGAGCTGGCGCGATTATCTGCCGGAGCTCGAGTACGGCGCGGCCCAGCTGAAGGACCGGCCACTGGTGCGCCTGTACAGCCGGGGGTCGGCCAAGCAACTCTTCTCAAGGTTCTGTGATGTTCGGGTGACCGTCGAACATCCGTCGCTGCGCGGCTACCTTCTGCCGCGTTGGCTGCGTCCTTTCGGCTGGTACGTCATCGTCACCGGCCGCCGGTGA
- a CDS encoding glycosyltransferase family 4 protein, which translates to MLGQEPVVVMAASDAIRDVRGYRAQLRRQRVSAVALLTNDRARRPFATLVELVVALAPVRERCIIDMSRPDECVPVGSRGALTVRCVLDAATAGRRVLRELVAREAWAPQNRRTVGSPERLWVLALWRDAGEVGVGGAVSHVSGILNGFRQLGWRVALVTNGRPPEQLRAAVDVVEIAAPLPRGERFIRESAQLAANDGMREAALALALRTPPSLVYERNSFLSRAGADISRRLGVPLVLEWNASVVWENRHWYRKAPLKRLFQVIGARYELHAVRSASVVAAVSRAAAAMATDMGAAPSRVEVVANAVDAACVPEPSPLPAREGARLGWVGSFGHWHGVEVAIESLRHLPPDVRLVLVGDGERRQDCVRMADRLGVGDRITWTGSVSHGEALDVLSRCDVLVSPHVWKGPDPFFGSPTKLFEYMALGRPVVASRLEQIGEMLTDGVTAVLTEPGDPKSLAEGVTRVLELTDRGAALGRNARREALAEHTWERRAGQILSRLSLPTPHPATEKG; encoded by the coding sequence ATGCTCGGGCAGGAACCCGTCGTGGTGATGGCCGCGTCCGACGCCATCCGCGATGTCCGCGGGTACCGGGCGCAGCTGCGGCGGCAGCGTGTCTCAGCGGTCGCTCTGCTCACCAACGACAGGGCACGCAGGCCCTTCGCAACCCTTGTCGAGCTGGTCGTTGCGCTGGCACCGGTGCGTGAACGGTGCATCATCGACATGAGCCGCCCCGACGAGTGCGTTCCCGTCGGCAGTCGCGGAGCGCTGACGGTCCGCTGTGTGCTGGACGCGGCAACGGCCGGCCGTCGCGTTCTGCGTGAACTGGTGGCCCGTGAGGCGTGGGCTCCGCAGAACCGCCGCACGGTCGGCTCACCCGAGAGGCTGTGGGTCCTCGCTTTATGGCGGGACGCGGGGGAGGTCGGGGTCGGTGGGGCTGTCAGTCATGTCTCAGGAATCCTCAACGGTTTCCGGCAACTCGGCTGGCGGGTGGCGTTGGTGACCAACGGCCGCCCGCCCGAGCAGTTGAGAGCCGCCGTCGATGTCGTCGAGATCGCCGCACCCCTGCCACGCGGTGAACGTTTCATCCGGGAGTCGGCCCAGCTGGCTGCCAATGACGGAATGCGCGAGGCGGCACTGGCCCTCGCCCTGCGAACACCGCCCTCCTTGGTCTATGAGCGGAATTCGTTCCTGTCGCGCGCCGGGGCCGACATCAGCAGGCGACTGGGCGTTCCGCTGGTGCTGGAATGGAACGCCTCCGTCGTGTGGGAGAACCGGCACTGGTACCGGAAAGCACCCTTGAAGAGGCTCTTCCAGGTCATCGGGGCACGGTACGAGCTGCACGCGGTGCGGAGTGCGAGTGTCGTTGCGGCGGTCTCGCGGGCCGCTGCGGCGATGGCAACCGACATGGGAGCCGCCCCCTCCAGGGTGGAGGTGGTCGCGAATGCGGTCGACGCGGCGTGCGTCCCCGAGCCCTCACCGCTGCCGGCCCGCGAGGGAGCCCGGTTGGGCTGGGTCGGCAGCTTCGGTCACTGGCATGGGGTGGAAGTGGCGATCGAAAGCCTCCGTCACCTTCCACCGGACGTCCGGTTGGTCCTTGTCGGTGATGGAGAGCGGCGGCAGGACTGTGTGCGGATGGCTGACAGGCTCGGTGTCGGCGACCGCATCACCTGGACCGGCAGCGTCTCTCACGGCGAGGCGCTCGATGTCCTGTCGCGCTGTGACGTTCTTGTCTCGCCGCACGTGTGGAAGGGACCCGACCCCTTTTTCGGTTCCCCCACGAAGCTGTTCGAGTACATGGCGCTCGGCAGGCCCGTCGTGGCCAGCCGTCTGGAGCAGATCGGCGAGATGCTGACAGACGGCGTGACCGCGGTGCTCACGGAGCCCGGTGACCCGAAGTCCCTCGCCGAGGGCGTCACACGAGTGCTGGAGCTGACCGACCGCGGGGCGGCGCTCGGTCGCAACGCGCGTCGGGAAGCGCTCGCCGAGCACACCTGGGAACGGCGGGCCGGACAGATCCTCTCCAGGCTGTCCCTGCCGACCCCCCACCCGGCCACGGAGAAGGGCTGA